The genomic segment CGGGCAGTGGGCATGTCCGCCAAGCAAATACGGCTGACTTTGCTCAGTGAAGCCTGCCGGTATGTGGTGCAGGCGGCTGTTGGCAGCAGCCTGGTTGCCGGGGGAATCTGCCTGTACCTGGTGTATTCCAGCTTCTACACCTCACGGTGGATCTGGTTTCTATTGCCCGGCGCACTGATTGCGCTTGGGGTTGGATTGGTCTTTGCGGTGCTGTCCACTCTGGTTCCACTCCGGAGCCTGGAAAAGAGCGATGCCGCACAGGTGATCCGGGAAATCAACTAAAGGTATTTGCCTATAGAAAAAGCGCATGGTTCAAACAAACCATGCGCTTTCGTGTTTGGTATCCGGGATCAGCTTAGCTCGAACATTCCCGTGTACAACTGATAGTATTTGCCTTTCTGTGCCAGCAGGGTTTCGTGATTGCCTCGCTCGATGATCTGTCCGTGCTCCAGCACCATAATGGCGTGGGCATTCCGGATGGTGGACAGCCGGTGGGCGATCACGAATACGGTTCTGCCCTCCATCAGCCGATCCATACCCTTCTCGATCAGGGCTTCGGTTCTGGTGTCAATGGAGCTTGTTGCCTCATCCAGAATCAGTACCGGGGGATCCGCCACAGCCGCCCGGGCAATGGCAAGCAGCTGCCGTTGACCCTGACTCAGGTTGATGCCGTCGGAGGTCAGCATGGTCTGATAGCCCTGGGGCAGGTGGGTGATGAAGCCGTGGGCATTGGCAAGCTTTGCCGCTGCAATGACCTCTTCGTCCGTAGCGTCCAGCTTGCCGTACCGGATATTGTCCATTACCGTGCCGGTGAACAGGTGGGTATCCTGGAGCACCATGGACAGGGAGTGCCGCAGGTCGTCCTTCTTGATCTTGTTGATGTTGATGCCATCGTACCGGATCTTTCCGTCCGGCACATCGTAGAACCGGTTGATGAGGTTTGTAATGGTGGTTTTCCCAGCACCGGTGGATCCCACAAAGGCAATCTTCTGACCGGGGGTTGCATACAGGCTTACATCCTTCAGAACTGTCTTGTTGGGCTCATAGCCGAAGGTCACATCGTCAAATTCCACATTGCCAGCCACCCTTGTATAGGTCAGGGTGCCGTCATGATGGGGATGCTTCCATGCCCAGATACCGGTGTGGTGATCGGTTTCCGTCAGAGTTCCGTCCGACGCAAGCTCTGCGTTTACCAGCGTTACATAGCCGTCATCCACCTCCGGCTCCTCATCGATCAGACGGAAGATACGCTCTGCACCAGCCAGGGCGGTCAGCACCGCATTGAACTGTTGGGACAGCTGGGTCACCGGCTGGGAGAAGCTTCTGGTGTACTGAAGGAATACCACAACCGTACCAAGGCTCAGCACCCCGTTGATGGCAAGGATACCGCCTACGATGGCTGTCACTGCGTAGTGCACATGGGACAGGTTTCCCATAATGGGCATCAGAATGTTTGCAAAAGTGTTTGCGTTGGTGGCTGCATCGCAAAGATCCGCATTCAGCGCATCAAATTCCGCCTTGCATTCCGGCTCGTGGCAGAATACCTTGACCACCTTCTGTCCTTCGATCAGCTCCTCAATATAGCCATTGACCTTACCGATTTCCTGCTGCTGTTTCTTGAAGTATGCGCCGCTCTTGCCACCGATCTTGGCAATGATGAACAGCATCAGTATCAGAGTCAGGATCACCAGGATGGTCAACTGCCAGCTGTAGTAAATCATCATGATGAATACGCCCACCACCGTAATGGAAGAGGAGATGAACTGGGTCACCGTATTGCTGAGCATTTCACGGATGGTGTCCGTATCGTTGGTGTAGTGGCTCATCAGATCCCCGTGGGCATGGGTGTCAAAGAACCGGATGGGCAGATGCTCCATCTTGTTGAACATATCCGTCCGGATCTTGTACAGTGTCCGGGTGGCAATGCTGATCATGACCCGCTGATAGAAGTAGGTGCATGCGGCACCGATTAGATATACGCCTGCCATCAGCAGCAGGGTGCGGATAAAGCCGGTCATCAGCTCCGAGCTGTATGCCTTGAGCATGGGCTCCAGATAATTGTCGATAACCTTTTGCAGGAAGGATGTGCCGATGATCTGTGCCAATGCACTGCACAGAATAGCAAGGAACACACCGATCAGCAAGCCCTTGCTTGCCGCCATATACTGAAAGATCCGCTTTAAAGTTGCCCCCACGTTCTGGGGCTTTTGCATGGGTTTTCTGTTGGGCCCCGGCATTACAATCCCTCCTTTGCTGCGCCGCTTTGCTGGCTGTTGTAAACTTCCTGGTAGATCTCATTGCCCGCCAGCAGCTCCTCGTGGGTGCCGAATGCATCGATCCTGCCATTGTCCAGAACTAAGATCCGGTCTGCATCGCAAACGGAGGAAATACGCTGTGCAATGATAATGGTAGTGGTATCCTTCAGCTGCTCCCGGAACGCTTGCCGGATCTTGGAGTCCGTTGCGGTGTCCACAGCGCTGGTGGAATCATCCAGAATGATGATCTTGGGCTTTTTCAGCAGTGCCCGGGCAATACAAAGCCGCTGCTTCTGACCGCCGGAAACGTTGGTGCCGCCCTGTTCGATCATGGTGTCATAGCCGTCCGGGAATTGGGTGATGAAATCGTGAGCCTGCGCCGCTTTGCATGCGGCAACCAGTTCCTCATCCGTTGCGTTGGCATCCCCCCACCGGAGGTTTTCCTTGATCGTTCCGGAGAACAGCACATTTTTTTGCAGTACCATAGCCACTTCATTCCGCAGGTGATCCAGGGTGTAATCCTTCACATTGTGACCGCCCACCAGCAGTTCGCCGCTGTATACATCATACAGCCGGGGAATCAGCTGCACCAGGGTGGTCTTGGCAGAGCCTGTGCCGCCAATGATACCAATGGTTTCACCCGGGTGAATGTCCAGGTTGATATGGCTCAGGGTCAGGTTTTCCCCGTCCTTGGCGTAGCTGAAGCATACATCCCGGAAGGAGATGGAGCCATCCTCACACTTGAGATCCGGGTTGGTCCGATTGTCCTTGATGTCGATGTCCTCGTCGAAGATTTCCACTATACGCCGTGCGGAAGCCAGAGAGATGATGGTCATAATAAACACCATGGCGATCATCATCAGGGACATGAGGATCTGGGTCACATAGGAAACGAAGCTGGACAGCTCACCAATGGCAAAGGTGCCGCCGATGACCATCTTTCCGCCGAACCAGAGTACCGCCAGAATACAGCCATACATGCAAAGCTGCATAATGGGCATATTCAGGATGACCAGCTTTTCCGCCTGCATCTGGGTACGGCGTACTTCATCCGCATTGGCTTCAAACTTGCTGATTTCCTTGGGCTCCCGGACAAATGCCTTTACCACCCGGATGCCGGTCAGGTTCTCCTGTACGGAGGCATTCATGGTATCGTAGCTGCGGAGCATTCTTTCAAAACGAGGCATTGCACGGGAAGCGATCAGATACAGGGAAATGCCCAGAATCGGGATCGCCACCAGGAATACCACTGCCAGTTTTGCATTGATGAGACAAGCAAGGATCAGAGCGCTGATTAACATGATGGGGGCACGGACAGCCATGCGGATCATCATCATAAAGGCATTCTGTGTATTGGTCACGTCCGTTGTCAGACGGGTCACCAGGGATGCGGTGGAGAACTTATCCATGTTGGCAAAGGAGAAATCCTGTACCTTATAGAACAGCTTTGCCCGGACGTTCTTGCCGAAGCCCATTGCCGCCTTTGCGCCCAGCTTGCCACCCAGCGCACCGAAGCACAGGGACAGCAGCGCCATACCGATCATCAGGCAGCCCATTCTGACGGTGTAGCTGATGCCGCCATCGCCCTGGATTCCCACGTCAATGATCTTTGCCATGACCAGGGGGATCAGTACCTCCATGACAACCTCACCAATCATGACGATGGGCGTCAGAATCGCGTATTTTTTGTATTCTCCCACACAGGAGAGTAGTTTTTTGATCAAGTTCGGTTCCTCCTTACTTCGCTTGCTCCATCACCCGGTTGAGAAATGCCTGCATGGCAAAGAAATTGTCCGGGGGCAGTTCCTCTCCGATATGCTGCGCCATGTTCTGGGCGATCCGATCCAGGTAATTTGCCAGGGTGTTTAGTTCCTGTTCACTGAATCCGGAAAAAGCCGCCTCCTCAAAGGCGTCAAAGGGCGCCTTATGCAGCTCCAGCGCGCGTTTGCCTTCTTCTGTAATGGACAGCTGCTTGCACCGCAGATTTTCCTCATTTATGGTTTTGGTCAGATAGCCTGCCTTTTGCAGGCGTTTTGTGGAAGTGGCAATGGACGCAGGGGTCACATGCAGCGCTTCTGCCAGATCCACCTGTGTGCATCGGTCATGCTTCCAGATGTACAGCAGCACCGGCACCTGGCCGAAATGCAGGGTGGTGTTGTTGGTGAGCTGCTGTGAAAACATCCGCCGAAGCAGATGTACCCGTTCCATCTTTCCTACCAGACCACTGTATGATTTCAATGGGCATCCTCCTTCCATTACTAGCTAACAATTAACCGTTTAATTGTTTTCTACCATTATAGTATATCCTGCCCGGAAAGTCAATCGGCATACCTCACAAAAGAAATTGACCTTTCCTTTGCGGGAAAGGTCAATTTGATGATGTTTATTGACGAGTCAAAATCACAAAATCGGTTATGTTGATGCCCGTAGACGAATTGTACGAATACAGGCACAGGGTGTTGGAATTCACAAGCTCCAGATACAAATAGTCGGTTTCTCCGTTTTGCACAGCCTGGAGCAGATGGGTATCCGGATCGTAGGAATAGGGGAGACTGTCCGACATCATCTCCTGTCCATTGGTCGAAATATTCAATGTCAGCTTCCCGTTGGTGCCAATGGTGAGGATCGCTTGCATAGATTCCTCAAGTCCCAGATCATCCGGAGACATGGTCCAGTCTCCTGTGACAGAGGACAGAGGTAATGGATTTGCCGGACGCAGCGGCGTGACCCCTGTGTCCGGTTTGGTTCCGGTGGCAGTCGTCTTTGCAGGCTTCGTATTCTGGGCCGGTGCGTCCGTCGTGACGGTCGGTGCAGTTGTTGTGGCGGCTTCTGTTGTGACTTCCTCCGGCTGTGTGGTGACGGTGGTTACGGTGGTAGTTTCCGTGGTGGTCGTGGATGCAATGGTTGTCATAACAGGCTGGGTATGGGTTGTGGTGGTAATGAGATCGATCACCAGGGCATTGCTGTCACGGGAGCTTTCCTCCGGCTGTTTGTCCCGGGTCATGTAATAGATCACACCGGCTGCCAGACCGATCACTGCAAGCAGCAGGAGCATGGCTACGATCACCGGTTGCGGAGAGTGTTTAGGTTCTTCCGTTTCCTCCGGCATAGTCAACTGCACTTCTTCCGGCGTATCCTGCATGCTCTGGGGCATGGCAGGTGCCTGTTCCGGCTGGGAGACAGGCTGATCCGTCAGCAGTTGTCCGCAGTGGTTGCAGAAGATGGATTGCTCTGGATTGTCCGTACCACAGTTTTTACAAGTCATAGAAATTCCTTTCTGGATTACAGAATAAAATGCACCGGCATGCCGTTGCGCATGATGGGCTGCCGCTCCCCCTGGATCAGGGGCAGGAAGTAGGGGATCGCCTCGTCACAGACTCCGTTGCCGTCAGGCGTGATCCATTCCTGGGGAAACAGACGGATCCGGTTTGCCACACGCTGTGCCTCCACAGCGGAAATGGTGATGTCGTAGGGCGCATCTCCGGTACGCTGCAATGTCATCATACAACCGCTTTTGCCCTCCAGCATGGTACACAGGGCGCAGGCTCCCACCTGCAAGGATTCGGAAATATCTGTTTCAGAGGCAAGATGCGCTGCACAGCGCTGCATCACGTTCAGCTCGATGGAGCGCACCTTACAGCCCAGATGCTTCCGCACCATATTTTCCAGGTATTTGCCCACACCAGCCAGATACTTGTGCCCGAAGGCATCGTTCTCACCGGACTGGAAATCATCCGCAGCATATCCGCCCTCGCTGAGGCGTACCCCTTCGGAGACTGCTACGATCACGGACTTGTGACTTGCGTGCATCCGGCGCACATCCGACATGAACCGTTCTGTGCTGAAGGGGATCTCCGGCAGGTAGATCAGATGGGGTGCCTCCAGACCGTTATGATGCAACAGGCAGGTGGAGGCGGTGAGCCAGCCGGCATCCCGTCCCATGATCTCCACAATGGTGACAGAGGGCAGGTTGTAGACCGCACTGTCCTGGGCGATTTCCGCCAGGGTGGTGGTCACATACTTCACTGCGGAGCCGAAGCCCGGTGTGTGATCCGTATACATCAGATCATTGTCAATGGTTTTGGGAATGCCAATGACACGGATAGGGCTGTTGACGGAGGTAAGATATGCCGACAGCTTTGCCACTGTATCCATGGAATCATTGCCGCCGATGTAGAAAAAGGCGTCAATGCTATGGGCTTTCAGAGCGTTGTGAATGGTTTCATAGGGTGTGGTATTCTCCTCCGCAAGGGGCAGCTTTACCCGGCAGGAGCCTAACGCAGTGGAAGGGGTGCGGCAGAGCAGATCCACCTGTTTCGCATCCGGCAGCAACGTGCGCAGATCTACCAGGCGCTCATGGAGGATACCCTCAATGCCGTTGCGGGAGCCGTAGATTTTTTCAATTTCCGGATGCTTGCATGCTTCCAGGTATACGCCTGCCAGGGTGGCATTGATGGCGCAGGTAGGGCCGCCGGATTGTGCGATAACGATATTCATATTCTATTCCTCACAATTTTTATTTTGCAGCATGCGGCTCGGATCCCGCTGCGGCAAGTGTATCCCCGTCCGGTCTTGTGAGAGAGGGAACCGGACAGGGCGCAGGGTTATTATGCAGGGGCATGGGTATCCGGAGCGGAGGATTCCGCCGGGTTCACATGCACCATGCAGTGCTTGATGGAGGGGAACTTTTCCTCCAGTCTGTCATGTACATTTTGCGCAATGGCGTGGGAATCCTTGAGCCGCAGATTTTCATCGGCGCTGATCTCCACGTCCACATAAATTTTCGGCCCGAACATACGGGTGCGCAGATCGTCCAGCCCCAGCACATCCGGAACTGCCAGAATCTCCTCTGCCATAGCCTCCTCCACCTTGGGGTCACAGGCACGGTCGATCAGCTTGCTGACTGCATCCCGGAGAATGGAAACAGATGCTTTGAGGATAAACAGACAGATGACCACGCTTGCCACTGCATCCAGCACCGGGAAGCCCAGTCTTGCGCCGAGAATGCCCACCAGGCTGCCCACAGAGGAGAACGCATCGGAGCGATGGTGCCAGGCGTCCGCCTTCAGAGCATCGGAGTGAATCTGCTTGGCGTAATGCACCGTGTAATGGTACATCATCTCTTTGATAACAATGGACAGGATCGCTGCCACCAGCGCAAGCATACCGGGGATCTCCAGTTCCGCATTTTTTCCGCCGATGATGTCACAGACTCCCACATAGCCGATGCCAAGTCCGGTTACCAGCAGCACCAGCGCCAGGACGATGGCGGCAAGGCTCTCAAAGCGCTCGTGGCCGTAGGGATGATCCGCATCCCGCTCCTTGCTGGAGATGTTGACGCCGATCATGACAATGATGGTGGAAAATACGTCGGATGCAGAATGCACTGCATCGGAGATCATGGCATTGGAATGGGCGATAATACCCGCAAAAAGCTTGAAAGCGGACAGGGCGATGTTCCATACAATGGAAACGACAGATACATGCATGGCGATTTGCTTGCTTGTTTGCTGCTGCATCATAGGATGCCTCCTTTTATGTCTGCAAAAGTATAGACAAAGCCGGCAAGTGAACCTTATGCGGTATTGCCTATGTTACTTCATTATAGGTTTGCAGTTATGAAAAGTCAACAGTTTCCTATGGCTAATTCTGTGTTTTTCAGCAGTCTATACAAGAAACTCATGCAAATCTGTGTAGGATGCAGAAATTCTTACAGGGCATCCTGTGGGCTGGTGCGGAAGGGGGCAAGGGGTATGCCATTTTTGCTGAATACCTGTACCTCCATATAGTTTGTCCAGGCGTACCTGCCGTAAACCGGCTCAGAGATCCCCTCTGCACGCAGTGTGATCTGGTTTTCTCCCAGCACCGCCTCTGCCGGGTGGAAGATCCGGTCTGCGCCAGCCAATTCAAAGCCCGTGGGATGCTCCACAGGCAGAAAGCCCTTGGGAGCGCCGGTGAGCCGGATATGCATTGTGTTGCCGGTCACATAGCTGTCCCGGAACATGGGCGTATCCTGATCCGGATCCTGGATGCCATAGGCAACCTGCATTGCCTGGATCGCAAGCCGTTCTCCCACCGGTTCCTTGTCAGTTGGGTGAATGTTGTCCAGCTCGCCGCAGTCCGGGATCACAGCAATGCCCGTATGCTTTACGGTCTGGTATGCCCGCATCTGTGCCTCCCGGATCAGGCACCAGTGCTTGTGATCCGCATCCTGCTTGTAGCGGAACATGGGAAGCTGAACAAATACAAAGGGCAGGGTATCGTCTTCCCAGTCCTGCCGCCACTGTCCGATCAGCTCCGTAAACAGCCGGTAGTACAACTGGGGACGGTGATCGTCGGATTCTCCCTGATAGTACAGGAATCCACGCAGGGTATAGGGGCAGACCCGCTGCAGCATGGTTTCGTACAGACCCGCCGGGCGGTACTCGTTCTTCGGCCCCATGGGCCCCGGAAACAGGCACTTGCCGCAGACCTCCTGTACCTTGTCCCAGGAGTAGTCCGGATGCTCCTGGTAACAGGCATCCTTTTTCCGGTTCCACTCCTCCGAATAAGCGAGGTATTCGTCAAATTCCCGGATGTGCTGCTCCAGCGTTTTGCCCTCCATGGCCTTGTCCAGGTCATCCAGATAGGGGCGCAGCTCGGTGCATGCCTCCAGTCTCTGCCTGCTCATCCAGTTGGCTGCGGAGGTGCCGCCCCAGTTGCAGCCGATGATGCCCACAGTGACACCAAGCCGCTGGGCAAGGCGACGGGCGCAGTAGAATGCCACCGCAGACCATGCCCGGCTGTTTTCCGGGGATGCTTCCGCCCAGCAGGTGTTTTCCTCGATGGACTCAAACTGTGCATCCCGATAGCGCTGCTTCTGGGTGTAGTAATACCGGACGGGAACCTGTGGCGTCAGAGTCGCCAGGACTGCCTCTCCGTTTTTGGCGTTTTGCAGCTCCAGTTCCATATTGGACTGCCCTCCTGCCAGCCACACTTCCCCAAGCATGACATTTACAAAGGTGATGGTTTCCCCACCGCTGGTCAGCTGCATTTCATAAGGCCCGCCTGCTTCCATAGGTGGCAGCTGGATGCGCCATGTGCCGTTGGAAACAGTGCCCTTGACGGTGATACCGTTGAAGGAAACGGCAACCGCATCGTGGCTGGAGCTGCCCCAGACTGCAATGGGCTTTTGACGCTGCAATACCATGTGGCTGCTGAAAATCGCTGCTGCTTTGAACATGTGATTGCCTCCTGATTCAGAGCATCCTCCGGCGCCTGCTGAAGGAAACTCCTTATTGTAGCCTTTATGCGTATATAGATATAGTATAGCATGGATATCGGCGAATTGCAAGAAATCTGACCGAATTGCCTCTACATGTTTGACAGACATACACATTACACATTGACAAACCCGGATTCATTTGGTATACTTATTATAATTACATGAAGGAGGCGGAGCATGCAGCGAATCAGCTACCGGGTGGCACTGGGCGGAATCATCACAGCCCTGTGTCTGCTTCTGATGTTTCTGACCGGCGTCATGCCTCTGCTGTACCTGGCACTGCCCATGGTGGCTGGGGCACTGCTGCTGATCATCGTATCAGAGATCGGCACCGGCTGGGCGGTTCTGACCTACGCAGCCGTCAGTTTGCTGTCCATCTTCGTCACATTTGACAAGGAAGCAGCACTGATCTTTATCCTGTTTTTTGGACATTACCCCATTCTCCGGCAGCAGCTGGAAAAGCTGCCAGGAAAAGCGTTGGTTTGGCTGGGGAAATGCCTGACAGCAGGGATCTGTTTTGCTGCGGATTATTACGCCACCATCTATGTGCTGGGGCTCAAGGAGCTTGCGCAGGAGTTTGCTGGACTTGGCAGATACGCACTGCCGGTGATCTCCGTGCTGTTGCTCGGCATGTTCCTGTGCTATGATTATGCGCTTGGGGGCATGCTCCTGTTCTACCGGAACTGGTTCAAGCCCAAAATCCTTGGGAGAAGCAAATAAAACTGTATAAAAACAGGAGGAATGAACTATGAAACTGAGAAACTGGATGGCTGTTGGTCTGGCAGCCGCCCTGCTGGTGGTACCGGTGGAGGAGCGGTATCGACTGATGCCCCAAGCCACACAGCTGACTGCGGCGGCAGCAGACAATTCCTGCGGAGATAACCTGACCTGGAGCTTAAGCGGCTCCACCTTGTACATCAGCGGCAGCGGCAAAATGACGGATTATGCCTCTTACGAGCCAAGCCCCTGGTATGACAGCCGGGACTCCATTCAGTCCGTTTCTGTATCCGGCGCCACCACGATCGGCGCTGCCGCCTTTGCAAACTGTACGAAGCTGACTTCTGTAAATCTACCCAACGGCATTACGTCCCTGGGTGCTGCTTCCTTCAGCGGATGCACGGCACTGACCGGTCTGTCCCTGCCAAGCACCATAAAAACCATCGGGAAAAGTGCATTTTACAAATGCTCCGGACTGCAAAGCCTGACCATTCCGGATGGAGTCACCTCAATCGGTGATTTTGCCTTTTACAAATGTACCGCATTGACCTCTGTGACCATTCCGGCATCCGTCAGCAGCATTGCGCTGGACTCCTTTAGTAACTGCTCCAAGCTGACCATCTATGGCTACACCGGTTCCTATGCAGAAACATATGCTTCTAATGCCAGGATCACCTTCCGTGCTCTCGGAACTGTGGATCCGCAGCAGACGACCACTACAACAACGACTACGACAACGACAACCACCACCACTACAACAACGACAACAACAACTACATCATCCACCACTACTACTTCTACAACTACGACTACCACAGTGCCTCAGACCACTGCGCCGCCCATCCAGACAACCACAACCACCAACAGTGCCCAGCCCGAACTGGGGGATATAAACGGGGACGGCACGATCAGCGTGGCAGACGCCATCCTGGTATTGCAGTGCAGTGCCCGGCAGCTAGTAGGGGATTGGAGTTATCTGGACTGGCAGCAGCGGCAGCGTGCAGATATAGATTCCAACGGAACCATTGATGTCAACGATGCCTGCAAGATCCTGCGATACTGCGCAATGATTATGGCAGGACAGGATCCGGGCGGTGTATCAAACGCATAACAAACAGGGAGCATCCAGAACGGATGCTCCTTTTTACACCGGCGCATAATTGACTTTCCCCGCAAACATGCTATAATAGAAGGGTAACACAAAGAAACAGCCACTTCAGAACAAAAGGAGAGAGAACTATGGCAGATCCAAGAGATCGGAACTACAACTCGGATATGCCTCGTCCAAAGCATATTCCCCAGGCACCCAAGGCAGACACGCCCCACCCACAGTCTGTTTCCAGACAGCAAACAGCCCATCCGACTTCCGGCGATCACCGGAATCCCACTCCCGCCCACCAGCAGCAGACGACTCCCCGGCGGGAACAGCCCCATATACCCAAAAAAATCAGCGATGCAGACAAGACCATTGTGCTGAACCGACAGGATTACGGCGCATATGAACCTCGTACCGATTCTCCGGAAGGACAGTACCGCCTCCATGCCGGTCAGCAGAGCCGCACTGCCTATGAGGGAACTGAACGCCGGCAGGCTCCGCCTCAACGGAGGACACAGCAGGGGAGCAGCACCCACCGCAGAGCATCCCAGGGCAGTTCCCGTTCAGCCAATGAAGCATCCCATCGGAATCCGGAAGCCCGTCAAAGCCGGAAGCCGAAAGCCACTCCGAAAAAGCGTCGCCGCAGAGCCGGCTGCCTGACCCGTATTCTGCTCAGTGCCCTGAGCTTTGCGGTACTGGTGTTTGCGTTGTATTCCTTCCTGGCGCTGAAATGCATCAACAAGCTGGATTTTGTGGACAGTGGAACTCGCATCGCAACCTCCAAGACACTTTTGTCGGAGCCCTATGTGACCAATGTGCTGCTGATCGGCTCGGACAGCCGGGACGATACCCGAGGCAGATCCGACTCCATGATCCTGCTTTCCATCAACAAGAAAACGGATAAAATCTTTCTGACCTCCTTGATGCGGGATATGTATGTGGACATTCCCGGCAGGGACAAAAATAAGATCAACGCCGCATATTCCTTCGGGGGACCGGAGCTGCTGATGGACACCATCCAGGAGAATCTGGGTGTGAAGATCGATGACTATATTGAGATCAGCTTTGTTTCCTTCGCCTCTATTGTGGATGCAGTTGGAGGCGTGGAGATCACGGTCAGTGATGCGGAAGCACAGGCCATCAACCAGATCCTCCAGGACGAAGTCAATGGCATTCTGGGAGATGCACGAAATGCCGATCTGCTCAGCCAGGGGGGCAAGTATATCCTCAACGGCAAGCAGGCTCTGTGCTACAGCCGGATCCGGCATGTGGGCAATGCAGACTTTCAGCGTACTGAGCGGCAGCGTGAAGTGCTGACCCAGCTTGTAACCAGTCTGAAAAACTCCGGCGCTGCCGGCATGAAGCGGCTCATGTCCTCCGCACTGCCTCAGATCCGCACCAACATGACCAAGGGAGAGCTGTACCAGCTGTCCCTGCGGATGCCCTTCCTGCTGAACTATGAAATGACCCAGATCCAGATCCCGGCAGATGGCACCTATACGGATGACCGGAACACCAACGCAGGCTGGGCACTGGTGGTGGATCTGGACGCCAACCGTGAGCTGCTGAAGGAACAAGTATTCGCCGCTGAGTAAAGGCAATACCGCACAAAGCCCGCCTGTCGGCTTTGCGTAGCATCTGCTGACGAATTTTCCGTCATATCACACAGAAACTCCTTGCAATACGCCAGTATTCCTGCGTCGTTTCTATGCAATCTGACGAAAAATCTGTTGGCACATCTACCACACAATCTTTGTGCGGTGTTGCCTAAAACCATATGATTCATTGGGTGTACAGACACCCAGACATCTGAAGAAAGGTTGCAACATGCAGTTATTCAAACGAATCCGTGATATCATTACAAGCCGTCTTTTTGTCACCAGCTTTCTGATCCTGCTCCAGATCATTGCGCTGATCCTGCCCTTTCTATATCTGGGCATGCGCTCCGTGTACATTCACGCTGTCGTAGGTTTCATTAGCACAGTCATTTCCCTGAGCATTGCCAACGATGAAAAGCATGCGCCCTTTCACACCATCTGGATCGTTGTACTGTTGGCTGCACCCATTGCCGGATGGCCTCTGTATGTGATCCTGCGGCATAACAAGCAGGCAGGTCAGGCCAGCCGCCGCTGTGCCACAGTCAGTGAGCATCTGGACAAAATCCCCTTTGGCGGTTTTCAGCCGGATTCCCTGTACGCCTGCAAGC from the Ruminococcus champanellensis 18P13 = JCM 17042 genome contains:
- a CDS encoding cation diffusion facilitator family transporter, with protein sequence MMQQQTSKQIAMHVSVVSIVWNIALSAFKLFAGIIAHSNAMISDAVHSASDVFSTIIVMIGVNISSKERDADHPYGHERFESLAAIVLALVLLVTGLGIGYVGVCDIIGGKNAELEIPGMLALVAAILSIVIKEMMYHYTVHYAKQIHSDALKADAWHHRSDAFSSVGSLVGILGARLGFPVLDAVASVVICLFILKASVSILRDAVSKLIDRACDPKVEEAMAEEILAVPDVLGLDDLRTRMFGPKIYVDVEISADENLRLKDSHAIAQNVHDRLEEKFPSIKHCMVHVNPAESSAPDTHAPA
- a CDS encoding sialate O-acetylesterase, which codes for MFKAAAIFSSHMVLQRQKPIAVWGSSSHDAVAVSFNGITVKGTVSNGTWRIQLPPMEAGGPYEMQLTSGGETITFVNVMLGEVWLAGGQSNMELELQNAKNGEAVLATLTPQVPVRYYYTQKQRYRDAQFESIEENTCWAEASPENSRAWSAVAFYCARRLAQRLGVTVGIIGCNWGGTSAANWMSRQRLEACTELRPYLDDLDKAMEGKTLEQHIREFDEYLAYSEEWNRKKDACYQEHPDYSWDKVQEVCGKCLFPGPMGPKNEYRPAGLYETMLQRVCPYTLRGFLYYQGESDDHRPQLYYRLFTELIGQWRQDWEDDTLPFVFVQLPMFRYKQDADHKHWCLIREAQMRAYQTVKHTGIAVIPDCGELDNIHPTDKEPVGERLAIQAMQVAYGIQDPDQDTPMFRDSYVTGNTMHIRLTGAPKGFLPVEHPTGFELAGADRIFHPAEAVLGENQITLRAEGISEPVYGRYAWTNYMEVQVFSKNGIPLAPFRTSPQDAL
- a CDS encoding leucine-rich repeat protein: MKLRNWMAVGLAAALLVVPVEERYRLMPQATQLTAAAADNSCGDNLTWSLSGSTLYISGSGKMTDYASYEPSPWYDSRDSIQSVSVSGATTIGAAAFANCTKLTSVNLPNGITSLGAASFSGCTALTGLSLPSTIKTIGKSAFYKCSGLQSLTIPDGVTSIGDFAFYKCTALTSVTIPASVSSIALDSFSNCSKLTIYGYTGSYAETYASNARITFRALGTVDPQQTTTTTTTTTTTTTTTTTTTTTTTSSTTTTSTTTTTTVPQTTAPPIQTTTTTNSAQPELGDINGDGTISVADAILVLQCSARQLVGDWSYLDWQQRQRADIDSNGTIDVNDACKILRYCAMIMAGQDPGGVSNA
- a CDS encoding LCP family protein, coding for MADPRDRNYNSDMPRPKHIPQAPKADTPHPQSVSRQQTAHPTSGDHRNPTPAHQQQTTPRREQPHIPKKISDADKTIVLNRQDYGAYEPRTDSPEGQYRLHAGQQSRTAYEGTERRQAPPQRRTQQGSSTHRRASQGSSRSANEASHRNPEARQSRKPKATPKKRRRRAGCLTRILLSALSFAVLVFALYSFLALKCINKLDFVDSGTRIATSKTLLSEPYVTNVLLIGSDSRDDTRGRSDSMILLSINKKTDKIFLTSLMRDMYVDIPGRDKNKINAAYSFGGPELLMDTIQENLGVKIDDYIEISFVSFASIVDAVGGVEITVSDAEAQAINQILQDEVNGILGDARNADLLSQGGKYILNGKQALCYSRIRHVGNADFQRTERQREVLTQLVTSLKNSGAAGMKRLMSSALPQIRTNMTKGELYQLSLRMPFLLNYEMTQIQIPADGTYTDDRNTNAGWALVVDLDANRELLKEQVFAAE